GACCTATCAAAGACAAGGGCCTGAGAGGGAGGTAATGTCACTTTGCAGAGGCGGGAGGGGGACACCATTTAAATATAGGCTACTTAAGGAGTACAGCAATTATACGTGACTGCCTCTGCTGGGACCTTGGCAATTCCTATGTTACccaattaaaatatttaataacacTAGTCCTCAATTTTCTGTCCTATTAAGGCTGTCCTCAATAGGAGTGAGCCTCTAAATGGGTCATATCAAGACAGTGCAGCAGAAAATGTATAGCTTGACATTTTATGTTgtattataaatatttcaagAATAAAGTTTAATAGTACAGTATTGCAGCGTCAGTAAAGACTCAACCAATTATTTATAAGATGCTTTTACAAAGTTCTGAACTTTTTACAAAATATTCAAACTGGTCACAGAGACCAaacaatacatattttaatCTAGTATATGGCTCTGCTATTTTTGACATACTTTTATGTGTACCCAGAGTTAATATCTAAAGGGCCATATCCTTGTTGGCTAAAGATGGGGATCCTTGAGAAAGATATGTGGGCGAGTGGACTTTGTTATGGTCAAAGTTTTTCAAATAGTCCACTGTAATGCCACGCATTGCTTTGGCTGACCAGTCTGGGTGAGTCCTGAGTTTAAGGATGACCTCATTTGGAGTCTTCTGCAGAATTTCAGAGTCAAACGAAGTCCCCCTAAAGAAAGCCTGCATTTGGAAACAGTCCAGATTACGCAGGCGGTTGACAGGGTTTTTGGACAGAAGCTGTAACACACAGAAAGATTATTATACTCACAActattaaatgtgtaaaatgggaGCAGTGCCATTGGTACACACCTCAGTGAGTAGTATAGTAAGTGCAGTACTGCATGTACTGGGGATGACATAAGGGCACTGTCTGACCTTGTTCAACATGGCGATGTGGCCTGACTCTGGAGGTACTGGAAACTAACAACATAATCTAAATCAAGACTCATTTATGTCATTTCGATGTCAACAGAATCTACAAGTACCAGACAAGTATCCTTACCTCACCTGTTGCCAGGCAATAGAGCATAACACCCAGTGACCACCAGTCGGCAGCGTGGTTGTACGGACCTCCTCCTAGAACTTCTGGGGCTGTGAAGGATACAAGTGTAAAGTAGGCAGAGTCACCGTAACATTGTCAGCTGCACTAGAGATAACACGATAAGCCTTCATACCCATATACTGGATAGTTCCACATATAGTAAATGTTCTTCCTCCACGCTTCAAACGACGTGACAGTCCAAAATCAGACAGGCGAAGATGACCTACATCAAAAACcacagaaattattattaatgttggCAACTGAagggaaaaacaataaaaacagtagtTTGAATTAATACGAACCACGGTCACTCAAGAGGATGTTGTCCATCTGAAATGTAATATAATACAGTCATTAAGATGACCAAGCCAATTCAGAGAAAtgtcacagtaaaaatcaaacCTTTATGTCTCTGTGCATGATGCCCAAGTCATTTAAGAATCCTATCAAGacaaaaagttatttttgtCTGTGAATTGACAGAATGACTGATAAAAAACAACTTACCCAGTGCACTGGCCATCTCTGCAGCAAAGAGCCGGATGTCTTCCTCTTCAAACCTGTCTTGTAGTAACCAGCAGGTGTACAGGTCTCCCATACCACAGTAATCACACACTAACATATATAACATACacatacaatttaaaaacaaaccagcACAATGAAGCATGAAATTAATTCTGTATTAATGTACTACATGCCAAACAAATGAATGCAAACACATGCAACTACCAAGCAGTAATAATCAAATTTGATACACCACTTCCAGACTTTTGGTCAGAAAAGTCATGAGGATAATGGACATAGTTGTCTACTGTTTGCATGAATGAACTCACTA
This Periophthalmus magnuspinnatus isolate fPerMag1 chromosome 13, fPerMag1.2.pri, whole genome shotgun sequence DNA region includes the following protein-coding sequences:
- the rskra gene encoding ribosomal protein S6 kinase-related protein isoform X1; translated protein: MGNDESRRRNPDGAAHHRRFSHGLISNFGASVVHRLSRRGPFSQTVQLPVTNTSSSTHEDNNPQSSVSPFLPEFPLRKFPGKNQFQVLGFIAKGSFGPILKIKDVSIDKIFAIKVSPKTAILNHGALDQSKDEVIIQRQLKHPFIHNLQDCWQTQHHLFIMCDYCGMGDLYTCWLLQDRFEEEDIRLFAAEMASALGFLNDLGIMHRDIKMDNILLSDRGHLRLSDFGLSRRLKRGGRTFTICGTIQYMAPEVLGGGPYNHAADWWSLGVMLYCLATGEFPVPPESGHIAMLNKVRQCPYVIPSTCSTALTILLTELLSKNPVNRLRNLDCFQMQAFFRGTSFDSEILQKTPNEVILKLRTHPDWSAKAMRGITVDYLKNFDHNKVHSPTYLSQGSPSLANKDMAL